A DNA window from Mastomys coucha isolate ucsf_1 unplaced genomic scaffold, UCSF_Mcou_1 pScaffold21, whole genome shotgun sequence contains the following coding sequences:
- the Ltbp4 gene encoding latent-transforming growth factor beta-binding protein 4 isoform X4 yields the protein MPGLTRSVYTMPLANHRDDEHGVASMVSVHVEHPQEASVVVHQVERVSGPWEEANPEARARAEAAARAEAAAPYTVLAQSAPREDGYSDASGFGYCFRELRGSECASPLPGLRTQEVCCRGEGLAWGVHDCHPCAEHLGNSNRVSGPNGPCPAGFERVNGSCVDVDECATGGRCQHGECANTRGGYTCVCPDGFLLDSSRSSCISQHVISEAKGPCYRVLHDGGCSLPILRNITKQICCCSRVGKAWGRGCQLCPPYGSEGFREICPAGPGYHYSASDLRYNTRPLNQDPPRVTFNQPRAPPATPRPPTGFLPTRRPELRLDPGPQPESQPWPEFPLPSIPAWTGPEISESGPSPGMCQRNPQVCGPGRCVPRPNGYTCACDPGFRLGPQGARCIDIDECRRVPTPCAPGRCENSPGSFRCVCGTGFRAGPRAAECLDVDECRRVPPPCERGRCENTPGSFLCVCPAGYQAAPHGASCQDVDECTQSPGLCGRGVCENLPGSFRCVCPAGFRGSACEEDVDECAQQPPPCGPGRCDNTAGSFHCACPAGFRSRGPGAPCQDVDECARSPSPCAYGRCENTEGSFECVCPTGFQPNAAGSECEDVDECENHLACPGQECVNSPGSFQCRACPVGHHLHRGRCTDVDECSSGTPCGLHGQCTNTKGSFHCSCATGYRAPSGRPGPCADINECLEGDFCFPHGECLNTDGSFTCTCAPGYRPGPRGASCLDVDECSEEDLCQSGICTNTDGSFECICPPGHRAGPDLASCLDIDECRERGPALCGSQRCENSPGSYRCVRDCDPGYHPGPEGTCDDVDECREYGSAICGAQRCENTPGSYRCTPACDPGYQPTPGGGCQDVDECRNRSFCGAHAMCQNLPGSFQCVCDQGYEGARDGRHCVDVNECETLQGVCGSALCENVEGSFLCVCPISPEEFDPMTGRCVPPRTPAGTFPGSQPQAPASPSLPARPPAPPPHRRPSPPRQGPVSSGRRECYFDTAAPDACDNILARNVTWQECCCTVGEGWGSGCRIQQCPGTETAEYQSLCPHGRGYLVPSGDLSARRDVDECQLFQDQVCKSGVCVNTAPGYSCYCSNGFYYHAHRLECVDNDECADEEPACEGGRCVNTVGSYHCTCEPPLVLDGSRRRCVSNESQSLDDNVGVCWQEVGPDLVCSRPRLDRQATYTECCCLYGEAWGMDCALCPAQDSDDFEALCNVLRPPAYGPPRPGGFGLPYEYGPDIGPPYQSLPYGPDLYPPPVLPYDPYPPPPGPFARREAPYGAPPFDIPDFEDDGGPYGESEAPDPPSRGTGWPYRSRDTRGSFPEPEESSERGSYTGALSEPYEGLEAEECGILDGCAHGRCVRVPEGFTCDCFDGYRLDITRMSCVDVNECDEAEATSPLCVNARCVNTDGSFRCICRPGFAPTHQPHHCAPARPRA from the exons ATGCCGGGCCTCACCCGCTCCGTTTACACAATGCCACTAGCCAACCACCGCGATGATGAACACG GCGTAGCATCGATGGTGAGTGTGCACGTGGAGCACCCTCAGGAGGCATCGGTGGTGGTGCACCAAGTGGAACGTGTGTCGGGCCCCTGGGAGGAGGCGAACCCTGAAGCCCGAGCCAGGGCTGAAGCGGCGGCACGGGCTGAGGCGGCGGCGCCCTACACAGTGCTGGCACAGAGCGCGCCACGCGAGGACGGCTACTCAGACGCCTCCGGCTTCGGTTACTGTTTCAGGGAACTGCGCGGAAGTGAA TGTGCTTCGCCGCTGCCCGGCCTCCGGACTCAGGAAGTATGCTGCAGAGGGGAAGGCTTGGCCTGGGGTGTTCATGATTGTCACCCGTGCGCAGAACACCTGG gGAACTCCAACCGAGTGAGTGGCCCAAATGGACCTTGTCCAGCCGGCTTCGAGAGAGTTAATGGGTCCTGTGTAG ATGTGGATGAGTGCGCCACAGGTGGGCGTTGCCAACACGGAGAGTGTGCCAACACCCGTGGCGGGTACACGTGTGTATGTCCGGATGGTTTCCTCCTGGACTCTTCCCGCAGCAGCTGCATCT CCCAACATGTgatctcagaggcaaaggggccCTGCTACAGAGTGCTCCATGATGGTGGATGCTCACTGCCCATTCTTCGAAACATCACCAAACAGATCTGCTGCTGTAGCCGTGTGGGCAAGGCTTGGGGCCGAGGCTGCCAGCTCTGCCCACCTTATGGTTCAG AGGGTTTTCGAGAGATCTGTCCAGCTGGCCCTGGTTACCACTATTCAGCTTCTGACCTGCGCTACAACACCAGGCCCCTGAACCAGGACCCACCTCGAGTGACCTTCAATCAACCACGCGCTCCACCAGCCACCCCTCGCCCACCTACAG GCTTTCTGCCTACTCGTCGACCTGAGCTCCGCCTTGATCCTGGGCCACAGCCGGAATCCCAGCCTTGGCCTGAATTTCCCCTGCCCAGCATCCCTGCTTGGACCGGTCCAGAGATTTCTGAATCAG GTCCCTCTCCCGGCATGTGTCAGCGAAATCCCCAGGTGTGTGGTCCTGGACGCTGCGTTCCTCGGCCAAACGGCTATACCTGTGCGTGCGACCCAGGCTTCCGGCTCGGCCCCCAGGGCGCTCGCTGCATTG ACATAGATGAATGTCGCCGCGTCCCTACACCCTGTGCTCCTGGGCGTTGCGAGAATTCACCCGGCAGCTTTCGCTGCGTGTGCGGCACGGGCTTCCGAGCAGGTCCGCGGGCTGCGGAGTGCCTGG ATGTGGACGAGTGCCGCCGCGTGCCGCCGCCGTGTGAACGCGGGCGCTGCGAGAACACGCCAGGCAGTTTCCTATGTGTGTGTCCCGCCGGGTACCAGGCAGCACCGCATGGAGCCAGCTGCCAGG ATGTGGATGAATGCACCCAGAGCCCAGGCCTCTGTGGCCGCGGGGTCTGCGAAAACCTGCCTGGCTCTTTCCGCTGTGTTTGCCCGGCTGGCTTCCGTGGCTCGGCGTGTGAAGAAGATGTGGATGAATGTGCCCAGCAGCCTCCGCCTTGCGGGCCAGGCCGCTGCGACAACACCGCGGGTTCATTCCACTGTGCCTGCCCAGCTGGCTTCCGATCTCGAGGACCGGGGGCCCCCTGCCAAG ATGTGGATGAATGTGCCCGGAGTCCCTCGCCTTGTGCCTATGGCCGCTGTGAGAACACAGAAGGAAGCTTCGAGTGTGTCTGCCCTACAGGCTTCCAACCCAACGCTGCGGGCTCCGAGTGCGAGG ATGTGGATGAGTGTGAAAACCACTTGGCGTGTCCTGGGCAGGAGTGTGTGAACTCACCGGGCTCTTTCCAGTGCCGGGCCTGCCCTGTTGGACACCACCTGCACCGTGGCCGATGTACTG ACGTGGACGAATGCAGTTCAGGCACCCCTTGTGGTCTCCATGGCCAGTGCACAAATACTAAAGGCTCCTTCCACTGCAGCTGCGCGACAGGTTACCGGGCGCCATCTGGTCGACCTGGGCCTTGTGCAG ACATAAATGAGTGTCTGGAAGGCGACTTCTGCTTCCCCCACGGAGAGTGCCTCAACACTGATGGCTCCTTTACCTGTACCTGTGCCCCTGGCTACAGGCCTGGACCTCGAGGAGCATCTTGTCTCG ACGTGGACGAGTGCAGTGAGGAGGATCTTTGCCAGAGCGGCATCTGTACCAACACTGACGGCTCCTTCGAGTGCATCTGTCCTCCTGGACACCGCGCTGGCCCCGACCTTGCCTCCTGCCTTG ACATTGACGAGTGTCGTGAACGGGGACCTGCCCTGTGCGGGTCTCAGCGCTGTGAAAATTCTCCTGGCTCCTACCGCTGTGTAAGAGACTGCGATCCAGGTTACCACCCTGGCCCCGAGGGCACCTGTGATG ACGTGGACGAGTGTCGAGAATACGGCTCTGCGATTTGCGGTGCCCAGCGCTGTGAGAACACCCCTGGCTCCTACCGCTGCACACCAGCCTGCGACCCTGGCTATCAGCCTACACCAGGGGGCGGGTGCCAGG ATGTGGATGAATGCCGGAACCGGTCTTTCTGCGGCGCCCATGCTATGTGCCAGAATCTTCCCGGCTCTTTCCAGTGCGTCTGTGACCAAGGCTACGAAGGGGCACGGGACGGGCGTCACTGCGTGG ATGTGAATGAGTGTGAGACACTACAGGGCGTATGTGGCTCCGCACTGTGTGAAAATGTTGAAGGctccttcctgtgtgtctgtcccaTCAGCCCTGAGGAGTTCGATCCCATGACTGGACGCTGTGTTCCCCCACGGACGCCTGCAG GCACCTTCCCAGGCTCGCAGCCCCAAGCACCCGCCAGCCCCAGTCTTCCAGCCaggcctccagcccctcccccacatcgGAGACCCAGCCCTCCCAGGCAGGGTCCCGTGAGCAGTGGACGCCGTGAGTGCTACTTTGACACAGCAGCTCCAGATGCGTGTGACAATATCTTGGCCCGAAACGTGACATGGCAGGAGTGCTGCTGTACTGTGGGAGAAGGCTGGGGCAGTGGCTGCCGCATCCAGCAGTGCCCGGGCACTGAGACAG CTGAATACCAGTCATTGTGCCCTCACGGCCGGGGCTACCTGGTGCCCAGTGGAGACCTGAGTGCCCGGAGAG ATGTGGATGAATGCCAACTCTTCCAGGACCAGGTGTGCAAGAGTGGAGTGTGTGTGAACACCGCCCCAGGCTACTCTTGCTATTGCAGCAATGGGTTCTACTATCATGCACACAGGCTGGAGTGCGTTG ATAATGACGAATGTGCCGACGAGGAGCCCGCTTGTGAAGGTGGTCGCTGTGTCAACACGGTGGGCTCTTACCACTGTACCTGCGAGCCCCCACTGGTGCTAGACGGCTCCCGGCGACGCTGTGTCTCCAACGAGAGCCAGAGCCTAG ATGACAATGTGGGAGTATGCTGGCAGGAGGTAGGACCTGATCTCGTCTGTAGTCGCCCACGACTAGACCGGCAGGCCACCTACACTGAGTGCTGCTGTCTCTATGGCGAAGCCTGGGGTATGGACTGCGCTCTTTGTCCTGCCCAGGACTCAG ATGACTTCGAGGCCCTTTGCAATGTGTTGCGCCCACCTGCCTATGGCCCGCCACGCCCGGGTGGCTTTGGACTTCCCTATGAATATGGCCCAGATATAGGCCCACCTTATCAGAGTCTCCCCTATGGGCCAGATCTGTATCCACCACCTGTGCTACCCTATGacccctacccacccccacctgGACCCTTTGCTCGCCGGGAGGCCCCCTATGGCGCCCCACCCTTTGACATACCGGACTTTGAGGATGATGGTGGCCCCTATGGAGAGTCTGAGGCTCCTGACCCACCTAGCCGAGGCACTGGTTGGCCTTATCGATCCAGAGACACCCGTGGCTCCTTCCCAGAGCCTGAGGAATCCTCTGAGCGTGGAAGCTATACAG